The sequence CCTTACTACCAATCTTCCCATCGATAAGAATGATAGTGATTTATCTAAGATATCATCTGATGCTACATTAGTTTTAACCTCACTTGGGGTTAATAGAACTGAAGCCCATAATTTGGTACAGGAAATTATTGCAAAGGATCCTGATCTCTCTATTAATGAGCTAATTAAACTCGCACTAAAGGCCCGTAGTTCCAATGTCTAAAAACCCAGTTTCTAAAAATGTTTTATCAGCTGATATATTGCCAAACGATCAAGAGTTCTCTCTACGACCTAGCTATTTAAAAGAATTTGTTGGGCAACAACAGATCAAAGAGAATTTATCTATTTTCATCCAAGCCGCTAAAAATAGGTCAGAACATTTAGACCATACCTTATTTTATGGACCGCCTGGACTTGGTAAAACCACTCTTGCCCAAATTATTTCTAAGGAGATGGGAGTAAATTTTAAATCCACCTCAGGACCTGCTATATCAAAAGCGGCTGATCTAGCTGCTATACTTACCAATTTGCAAGATAATGATGTGTTATTTATTGATGAAATTCACCGTCTTAGCACCAATATTGAAGAAGTATTGTACCAAGCAATGGAAGATTTTGCTCTGGACATAGTTATTGGAGAAGGTCCCGCCGCAAGGTCAGTAAAAATCAATTTACCCAATTTTACTTTAGTTGGAGCAACTACTAGACTAGGTCTATTGAGTAACCCTTTAAGAGATAGATTTGGTATACCACTACGTTTACATTTTTATAATGTGGCTGAATTAAAACTTGTTTTGAGTAGAGCTAGTAAATTGCTGGCAATTAATGTAACCGATGAGGCGTTAGAAGAAATAGCAAAGCGTAGTAGAGGAACTCCAAGAATTGCCCTTAGGCTAATTAGACGGGTGAGAGACTTCGCTTCTGTCGATGATCAGCTAGAAATTGATAGGAATATTGCCAATCTCTCGCTGAATCGATTAGAAGTTGACAAAATAGGTTTAGACAGTAATGATTATAGATATTTAAAGTTTATCGCTGATAATTATGATGGGGGTCCGGTCGGTATAGAAACAATTGCCGCAGCTCTATCAGAACAACGCGATGCTGTTGAAGAAACTAT comes from Candidatus Tisiphia endosymbiont of Sialis lutaria and encodes:
- the ruvB gene encoding Holliday junction branch migration DNA helicase RuvB; the encoded protein is MSKNPVSKNVLSADILPNDQEFSLRPSYLKEFVGQQQIKENLSIFIQAAKNRSEHLDHTLFYGPPGLGKTTLAQIISKEMGVNFKSTSGPAISKAADLAAILTNLQDNDVLFIDEIHRLSTNIEEVLYQAMEDFALDIVIGEGPAARSVKINLPNFTLVGATTRLGLLSNPLRDRFGIPLRLHFYNVAELKLVLSRASKLLAINVTDEALEEIAKRSRGTPRIALRLIRRVRDFASVDDQLEIDRNIANLSLNRLEVDKIGLDSNDYRYLKFIADNYDGGPVGIETIAAALSEQRDAVEETIEPYLIQIGLLQRTPRGRVITKNAFDHLGI